AAAGCGCAATTTTCCCGTTTAAATCTTTCGTTTGCTTTGCAAAAGCAATGGGATAAAACGTATCAAGCTGCCATGGAGGAGAGCCGGTCATTTCCGTGATGGCAATTTTTTTATCATCCCATCGTGCATATAAATAAGGGAGCTGTTGTTCGTGACTTGCAGCTCCAACAGATAACGCTTGATTAGCGGTGGCAGGCGCTCCAACTGTCCAGCCATCCGGACCCGCATTCCCATTAGCTATTACAACAGCAACGCCTAATTCAGCTGCTTTATTCACAGCTAAACTTGTTGGGTAGTCCGGTCCATTAACTTGATTACCTAAAGACAAGTTAATAATATCTACATCATCCTTTATTGCCTGCTCCATTGCAGCAATTACTTGGATCGATGTACCACTGCCTCCTGGGCCTAACGCGCGATAAGCATATAATTCTGCATCAGGTGCTACCCCTTTCAATTTTCCGTTGGCAGCAATAATACCAGCCACATGGGAGCCATGCAACGTCGGGATACCTTCTTCTGGTTTTGTTTCCATGGGATCATCATCTAAATCAACGACATCATATCCGGAACGATAATTTGTGCGTAAATCGGGATGATTATAATCCATTCCCGTATCAATAACGCCAACCTTGACGCCTTTTCCTGTATAGGTGGTGTTATTTAATTCAAACGGAAAAACAGCCTTTCGATGCTTTTGTTCCCATTTACTTCGTTCCATGTTTGTCGTTTCATACTGCTGTACAGTATGAATATTTTTCACAAAATCCAATGATTCCATTCGTCGTAACTGCTCCCGGTCACCCTTGAGAGCAAGACCATTAAACAATGTCGTATAAACAGCTACTATTTCAATAGACGGGTAATGGCTTTTTAAGAAAGCTTGAATTTCTTTTGGTTCCCCGTTTACTTCAACAATAACCGATTCCAGCTTATTACCTTTATGGTTCAATTGCTCTGCTAAACTGACGTTGCTTACCGTAAATAACATAACAAATATACTGCTGATTAAAAGTATCTTTACACGCATACTATCCTCTCCTTAGGCTTTAGGATTTGATGGAAGAGGAAAAATATACAAAAATAAAGTCTTTGGATATATTTTGTGTTGAAAAAAGCGTGCACTTTCATTAACACAAAAAAGGGCTGCCAAATAAGTCTAGCAACCCCATCTTTTAAATAGACTATTTATGAAAATAATCAACAATCGAATCTGCAATCCTGCGTGAAGCTTGTCCATCTCCATAAGGATTGGACGCTTTTGCCATTTTGTCATAGGATTGTTTATTTGTTAACAACTCATTTGCCAAGTGATATATATTATCTTCATCTGTACCAGCTAGTTTCAATGTTCCCGCCTCTATACCTTCCGGACGTTCTGTTGTATCCCGTAAAACGAGTACAGGTACTCCAAGGGATGGCGCTTCTTCTTGAACTCCCCCAGAATCGGTCAAAATTAAATAAGCACGAGAAGCAAAATTGTGGAAATCAACAACACCTAATGGTTCAATTAAATCAATTCGATCATCGTTCCCTAAAATTTCTTCAGCAGCTTGTTTAACGACAGGATTAAGATGAACCGGATATACAACGTGAATATCCGCATGCGTTTCAACTAAACGTTTAATAGCTCTAAACATTTGCTGCATGTTATTACCGAGGTTCTCTCTTCGATGTGCGGTCATTAAAACTAGACGCTTTTCTCCTATACGCTCTAAAATCGGACTGCTATATGAAGGATCGACCGTTGTTTTTAATGCATCAATTGCTGTATTTCCAGTAACAGCAATACGCTCCAGCGGCTTATTTTCCTGAACTAAATTTTGCTTGGACTTTTCTGTAGGTGCAAAATGTAAATCAGCGATGACTCCAGTCAATTGGCGATTCATTTCTTCTGGATATGGAGAGTACTTATTCCATGTCCTTAGCCCCGCTTCCACATGGCCTACTGCAATTTGATTATAGTATGCTGCAAGAGAAGCTACAAACGTTGTCGTTGTATCCCCATGAACAAGCACCATATCTGGCTGCGTTTTTTTCATTACTTCATCCAGACCCTCTAATGCTCTTGTGGTGATTTGCGCTAACGTTTGTTGCTTTTTCATAATATTTAAGTCGTAATCAGGAATAATGGAAAAAATTTCCAATACTTGATCAAGCATTTCCCGATGCTGTGCTGTAACAGTGACAATGGATTCAAATTCCTCAGTGCGCTTATTTAATTCCAGGACGAGGGGGGCCATTTTAATCGCTTCCGGACGCGTACCAAAAATTGTCATTACTTTAATCCGTTTCAACGTCATGATATTTTCACTCCAGAATTTATTGTCATTTTCATCTATATTATCGAAAAAAATCCACATTCTTCCTTTATTTTGTTCCGAAAAGACGATCTCCTGCATCACCTAGGCCTGGAATAATATATCCTTTTTCATCTAATTTCTCATCCAATGCCCCCAGATAGATATCTACATCTGGATGCTCTTGTTTAATGACTTCTACGCCTTCTGGTGCAGCAATTAAACACATTAGTCGGACATGCTTTGCACCTCTATTTTTCAATGAATGGATAGCATCATTTGCAGAGCCGCCCGTTGCAAGCATTGGATCGATAACAATTAATTCACGCTCGTGAATATCAGAAGGTAATTTTATATAATATTCCACAGGTTTCAATGTCTTGGGATCACGATAAAGCCCTACATGACCAACCTTAGCAGCGGGGATTAAATCCAGCATTCCGTCTACCATACCTAATCCTGCACGAAGAATAGGCACCAAACCAATTTTTTTCCCAGCTAGTACACTTGCTTTTGTTTCCATTACTGGTGTTTCGATCGTTTTTTCTTGTAGCGGAAGATCTCGTGTAATTTCAAATGCCATCAGCATGGAAACTTCATCCACCAGCTCACGAAACTCCTTTGTACCAGTGTTTTTATCTCTTATGTACGTTAGTTTATGCTGAATTAACGGGTGATCTAGTACGAAAACCTTTCCCATGTTGCCGTTCACTCCTTTAGTTTAGTTGCATCCTTAAAATTGTACTCAAAATTGGCTTCACATGCAAGTTATGCTAAAAGCTCTCCATTATTGTTGAAACCCGGCGAAATCCTGGGCATATTGGAGAAGCTTCTACTTAGAAAAACTTGGCTTGTCGCCAAGTCTTATGGCGGAAGCCTGTGTTTTTCTTATACTATAAACCAAAAAAATCTTATACTTTCCTATAGTGGAACAAAGGCGCAAGCGCCCGTTTAGCAACGTAGCGAATGGAACAAATCAACTAAAGATTTAGGAATCATGCCACTAAAAACAGGGGTATGCCGACGTCTGAGCGGCAAGCCCGTTTTTAGTCGGTCTTCCTCTTTGCCACGAAACGATGAGGCCTTATCGTAGGGCGCATTTCTAAAGTCGCATCGTTGCTGGCGCTTGCGCCGAGCGTGGCTATGCGGTTATTTCGTTATCCCCCAAGCACCTCATTTTATACTATCTTATCTTCCAAGAAAAGCTCCTTATAGTTGAAATTTCATTATTTAGACACATGGAAAAAGCATGAACTTTTTCTATAGATTAAAAAATGAACCTTTATGGAGGAGGTTTTTTAATCTTCTGTTGCAAAAGGAGCAAAGGCTACCGATGCGTCATTTAAAAGAAGAACCATTTTTCTAACGGAGGGTTTCGCTGACGTTGATTTTTGCCCCCTATAGTACACCTCCTACGATCAATTTCACAGCCCCAAACCTTTAAGGCGCTGATATCTCCCACTTTAACTTGTATTACAGTATCTTCAATCTTTAAATGGATGATTTCTCAGCATTTAACATGAAAATAGTATCCTAATTACCAAAAGAAGATGCCTGGCTAGGCATCTTCTTTTATTGCGCGTATACCGCATAAAGCGGGAATTTTTCAGTTAGTGTTTTCACACGTTGTGCAGCTGCTTCGAGCACTTTAGCATCGTCATGATTTTTTAACGTGATTGCCATGATTGAGGCTATTTCTTCCATTTCCGTTTTTCCAAACCCACGGGTAGTAACTGCCGCTGTACCTATACGCACACCACTCGTTACAAATGGACTTTCTGTATCAAATGGGATGGTATTTTTATTGGTAGTAATCCCAATGGAATCCAGTACGTGCTCAGCTACTTTCCCTGTTAATCCTAACGGTGTTACATCAAGCAATAGCAAATGGTTATCCGTACCACCAGAAACAATACGAATTCCCTCAGACTGTAGAGATTCAGCTAACACCTTAGCATTTTCAATGATTTGTTTGCTGTACGTTTTAAACGAATCAGATAGGGCCTCCTTAAAGGAAACTGCTTTTGCTGCAATAATATGCATTAACGGCCCGCCCTGCATACCAGGAAATACAGCTTTATCAATCTTTTTAGCGTATTCTTCTTTACAAAGAATCATACCACCTCTTGGGCCACGTAATGTTTTATGCGTTGTCGTTGTTACAAAATCAGCAAAAGGAACTGGATTCGGATGTAAACCAGTAGCTACCAATCCAGCAATATGAGCCATATCGACCATTAAATAAGCTCCTACCTTATCAGCTATCTCGCGAAATTTTGCAAAATCGATAACTCGTGAATATGCACTGGCACCTGCTACAATAAGTTTCGGTTTTTCTTTTTCAGCTAT
This genomic interval from Virgibacillus pantothenticus contains the following:
- the glyA gene encoding serine hydroxymethyltransferase gives rise to the protein MDFVKQADIEIFQAIEAEKKRQQDNIELIASENFVSEAVMEAMGSVLTNKYAEGYPGKRYYGGCEHVDVAENLARDRAKQLFGAEHVNVQPHSGAQANMAVYFTVLEPGDTVLGMNLNHGGHLTHGSPVNFSGTLYRFIDYGVDKETEQLDYDVVLKIAEKEKPKLIVAGASAYSRVIDFAKFREIADKVGAYLMVDMAHIAGLVATGLHPNPVPFADFVTTTTHKTLRGPRGGMILCKEEYAKKIDKAVFPGMQGGPLMHIIAAKAVSFKEALSDSFKTYSKQIIENAKVLAESLQSEGIRIVSGGTDNHLLLLDVTPLGLTGKVAEHVLDSIGITTNKNTIPFDTESPFVTSGVRIGTAAVTTRGFGKTEMEEIASIMAITLKNHDDAKVLEAAAQRVKTLTEKFPLYAVYAQ
- the upp gene encoding uracil phosphoribosyltransferase produces the protein MGKVFVLDHPLIQHKLTYIRDKNTGTKEFRELVDEVSMLMAFEITRDLPLQEKTIETPVMETKASVLAGKKIGLVPILRAGLGMVDGMLDLIPAAKVGHVGLYRDPKTLKPVEYYIKLPSDIHERELIVIDPMLATGGSANDAIHSLKNRGAKHVRLMCLIAAPEGVEVIKQEHPDVDIYLGALDEKLDEKGYIIPGLGDAGDRLFGTK
- the wecB gene encoding non-hydrolyzing UDP-N-acetylglucosamine 2-epimerase translates to MTLKRIKVMTIFGTRPEAIKMAPLVLELNKRTEEFESIVTVTAQHREMLDQVLEIFSIIPDYDLNIMKKQQTLAQITTRALEGLDEVMKKTQPDMVLVHGDTTTTFVASLAAYYNQIAVGHVEAGLRTWNKYSPYPEEMNRQLTGVIADLHFAPTEKSKQNLVQENKPLERIAVTGNTAIDALKTTVDPSYSSPILERIGEKRLVLMTAHRRENLGNNMQQMFRAIKRLVETHADIHVVYPVHLNPVVKQAAEEILGNDDRIDLIEPLGVVDFHNFASRAYLILTDSGGVQEEAPSLGVPVLVLRDTTERPEGIEAGTLKLAGTDEDNIYHLANELLTNKQSYDKMAKASNPYGDGQASRRIADSIVDYFHK